A window of the Scleropages formosus chromosome 21, fSclFor1.1, whole genome shotgun sequence genome harbors these coding sequences:
- the LOC108921018 gene encoding sodium-coupled neutral amino acid transporter 2-like: protein MSHPLEYNGSVNPSSPALEKGHLSNCCADVDAERQNFLDDHELGKKKYEAEYQQQGTASFGMSVFNLGNAIMGSGILGLSYAMANTGIALFVILLVAVLLFSLYSVHLLLKTANEGGSSVYEQLGYKAFGLPGKLATSCSITMQNIGAMSSYLFIVKYELPVVIQAFLGIKESTGEWYLDGDNLVLLVSLVIILPLSLLRNLGYLGYTSGFSLLCMVFFLVVVIYKKFQIPCPLPLEQDAVNATLNTTVSKMAAYFLEHVNNATDYSDDVCAPKYFVFNSQTVYAVPILTFAFVCHPAILPMYEELKDRTQKKMQNVANVSFLTMFIMYLLAALFGYLTFSDNVESELLHTYSKVYKFDVVLLVVRLAVLTAVTLTVPVVLFPIRTSVNQLLCASREFSWLRHIIITVVLIGGTNMLVILVPTIRDIFGIIGASSAAILIFILPSAFYIKLVKKEPMNSFNKIAATLFLCTGFLVMIGCMTLIVLDWINNTSGAH, encoded by the exons ATGAGCCACCCTCTCGAGTACAATGGCAGCGTCAACCCCAGCAGCCCGGCCCTGGAGAAGGGGCACCTGTCCAA TTGTTGTGCCGACGTGGACGCGGAAAGGCAGAACTTCCTCGATGACCATGAGctggggaaaaagaaatatgaagcCGAATAT cagcagcagggtaCTGCCTCCTTTGGGATGTCTGTCTTCAACCTTGGCAATGCCATCATGGGCAGCGGCATCCTGGGTCTTTCTTATGCCATGGCTAACACGGGGATCGCCTTGTTTGT GATTCTTCTAGTAGCTGTACTGCTCTTCTCCCTTTATTCTGTGCATCTGCTGCTGAAGACTGCGAATGAAGGAG GGTCATCAGTGTATGAGCAGTTGGGGTACAAGGCCTTTGGTTTACCTGGGAAATTAGCCACTTCCTGCTCCATCACCATGCAGAACATTGGAG CCATGTCAAGCTACCTTTTCATTGTGAAGTATGAGCTCCCAGTTGTCATCCAGGCTTTCCTGGGGATCAAGGAGAGCACGGG AGAATGGTACCTCGATGGAGACAACCTTGTGCTGCTTGTGTCCCTTGTCATTATATTACCACTGTCATTGCTACGAAACCTCG GTTATCTTGGTTACACCAGCGGTTTTTCGTTGCTCTGCATGGTGTTCTTCTTGGTTGTG GTTATCTACAAGAAGTTTCAAATCCCCTGCCCCCTGCCGCTGGAACAGGATGCTGTGAATGCAACTCTCAATACCACTGTCTCGAAGATGGCAGCCTACTTTCTTGAGCACGTGAACAATGCCACTGACTACAGCGACGATGTGTGCGCACCAAAATACTTTGTGTTCAATTCTCAG ACAGTTTATGCTGTTCCCATCCTGACGTTTGCCTTTGTCTGCCATCCTGCAATTTTGCCCATGTACGAGGAGCTAAAAGA CCgcacccaaaaaaaaatgcagaatgtgGCCAACGTCTCCTTCTTAACGATGTTCATCATGTACCTGCTGGCAGCGCTCTTTGGTTACCTGACCTTTAGTG ATAATGTGGAATCAGAGCTGCTGCACACCTACTCCAAGGTGTACAAATTTGATGTGGTCCTCCTGGTTGTGCGGCTAGCCGTGCTCACTGCTGTCACCTTGACCGTTCCTGTGGTTCTCTTTCCA ATCCGCACCTCTGTGAACCAACTCCTGTGTGCCTCCCGTGAGTTTAGCTGGCTCAGGCACATCATCATCACCGTTGTCCTCATTGGTGGCACAAATATGCTCGTCATCCTGGTGCCCACCATCAGGGACATTTTTGGAATCATTG GTGCTTCTTCTGCTGCGATACTGATCTTCATTCTCCCATCTGCATTCTACATCAAACTGGTGAAAAAGGAGCCGATGAATTCGTTCAACAAGATTGCG GCGACACTCTTCCTGTGTACTGGCTTTTTGGTCATGATCGGCTGCATGACCCTGATTGTCCTGGACTGGATCAATAATACTAGTGGGGCTCACTAG